ACGTGAGTAcagataaatattatgtacaggcaCCTAATACATAATCGTGTCAGTACAATCTAATTTACTTATAGTTTTATTAGACTGGATACCGACACATTAGGGccatgcattttaataaatgcCATTCGTATTGCGTATACCTACTGTGTAGATTCTAATTGTGGTATCCAAGTTTGAATAAAAATGGTACCCTcgcatattattctatattttataacataggttttgcatttatttacatgttttaaataatttgttacgccatttttgtttttagtattttcaacATAGTGCCCATTATAGCAGTACCACCTACCTATTAAgaagacaaaaaaataacaaagaatgactgtgtaatattttattattataataatatactctacaatttaattataagggACTGTTAATTATACGGgctcctaaaaaataatatatgtttgtacattttattgtatattttaaattgtaattcattacccaagctttttttttaacgcatttatgttttttaatatttaatcgttACATTTTCCAGACATTCATAttcactataataaaaaaatatacacaaaaaaacgtATAATACGTCGATACGATATAGCTTTTATAggtagtaaaattgttttattggtttatttggttggaaaaaaataaacaataggtCTTATCaagaatgtaataaatattccgtggaataataataataataataataattagtgacAAACatgaattttattgttttacattgCTCGCATTacattagtataatactattataataatattatacatacattcatttaggtatttcatattatacgatAAACCTATGAGCTATGAGATACCGGAATTTTAGACCCCATGACAGCAATGTAGCAATTTTGCCTGTACAGTGCGCCgtgcatcataatatattattactgtttagaTTCACAAATATCATTCCTATGTCAATATGACATATACCTGGCGAAAAAAAACCGACCCACGACAGAGATGTCCTTGCTAAGTATTATTAAGACATAACTATAATTTTGAGACTTTGTTCGAGCTAAACAAATAGGTCTAAACGAGAATAAAACAAGTTTGGACGAATTCTAGTTTACTCCCaaaagtatacctataggctataatatattaaactactGATAAGtgattaggtataatttttgataattttaatattgctatttttcataacatttgatcaaatataaagtattttgtatttatatcaacaaaattaataatttaattaaaatgtttataatattgacgatttttttttatgtatgcaGGTACATCAGATAGAATGAATAGGTAGcttcatattttacaataatttcctattttcatttacaaataaatattttttcaataatcgtTTACACTAGAAACTAAtttatgtaagtaataatattataatcgtaataataatatcatatacacaAACACGTCTAGAATCCTAAGCCACGCACGTGTTAGATAAAGATAGAATATCACCTGGTAAAAATCCCCTTACATTTGTTTGCTTACAAAAATACTGGTTTAACGTTATTGAAGTTGCAAGTACCTATAGTCCTATACCACATTCAGTACCACagttcaaatgtatattataccataatatagattataggatatattatcatattttttttttataaatataccaacctaaatacctaaaatacaaaacaaaaatataatattaactatgatTTATGACTTTTAAGAAAAATTGTGTGAGCAATAACTAATCTTCTAACATTATTATTCGGTATCACGTATCATATGAGTATCTAGTCTAAGTCGATTTTTAGACAAATACAGAACAGAAGAATACATTCAGGGGCAGCGCTACACTGGAGCCAGGGTGAGCAACTGCCCCCCCCCCAACATTTGATTGTTCCCCTCCTAGGCCCccctataatttaatgttaaacattttagtttaatctcaaaatgcattttattaaatactataatatataatataggtaatactatcctaataatttgtaattatttatattcatttaatactaataactaatggcATGTTGATATTCggatataatcataataataaaataaaataaataatggtaacataataaattgcatttattgatttttattttaataggtaatactaATATGTTGCTATTTAGATACTTAAAGATCCTCTCTGTGACTCTGTATTTGTTTAATTgcaatgaacataaaatatgaatgtgcATATAACACATTCATATGTCATAAGTCATAAAACCTTATTACaagtttatataaaacatattataagtactttagGTTGTATCTTATACTTACTTTGGATtacattatgttaaaaatatcagtatgtaagtaaataaagacatttcattaattaggtaattatttaattatttattttttttgattatttaaaaatatagcatattatacccaaaatatttttagcaaTACTTTATGATAAAGTACTAAATTAGTGGGTAATCAAGAAGCAATGCATAAATGCcccaacagaaaaaaaaatttcccctGTAtcaccccccctcccccccaataaaatatatctagcGCCGCCACTGAATACATTAGATTTTAGTTCACTTGTCATTGTGAACCTAAAATGTGCCAATGTTTtctataaaaaccaaaaatgtttaaataatgcgTTGATATTGCCGTTAACTGACGCACCTTTTCTGATGTATGCAATAGAAATTCTAAACGGCACACATACCTGTGCCTATATCTAGAACTTTCTTCTACCATAAGACTTAAATACCTAGTCATTACAACGGTTTTAAACTGCTGAGTATTTGGGGAATTTACTATTGTGCAGCGGTTTTCCAATGACTTCTGCACAGTGTAGAAATTAggaactaatataatattattatctaatttttactacctagtagaaacttacataatatgacgatatttgatataatatatggtattaaCTAACATGTCCCATGTaagaacttataatatattatgccacaTTACCACTTACATAAGAATACTagacagaaaaaacaaaatattatatattattgagtatAAATTGTCCTTAAGGAATTATGAGTAACCATTCAAgcacattattaaatttaccatTTCCTAGAATCTAGATAATAACTttgttaacaataatttatttttatataattaaataaaaagtttagtttcgtcttatatattatttatttttaaaaatgtaataaatatattttgacacaagtacaaaatattactgATGCCGTCCAGTATAGTAATTCTCAGCATTTTTGATGGctgataacaaatatatttacaattttttttttcatataaaaatccaattattacattcaaacatattttttttcaattatgtatttattaaatacttaaatatgattaaataaaaaaaccacattAACACATGCTGAATATATAAGAAAAAGCATTCAATCTGAACCAAACGTCCagctagaataaaataaaaattcacataACTAATGACTCAAACATTGTAAAAATGCattaagtattgaaaataacATATGCATCttgtttacaataattagaTTCATAAGATCAACAGACACCTCATAGTCAAGGATAATTTAAggattaaaacttaaattaacaataaagtaTCATATTAAGTATagctacaattataatatgcgtttgTCAGTCtctaattatgttatatttaattttagaagaATTTTGAGTGATGTGCATTCTTTCATGGTTGGCTACAGCTGAAGCACTTTTCAGTTCCATCCCACAATAGCTGCACTGGAAATTCACTGAACCTTTCGTTTTAGTATGATAGAAATTGAAATGTACTTTTGCCCTGTCTTCCATCAGAAACATTTTGCTGCACACGCCACACCTATACTTTTTTGGTAAATCATCGTGTTGTATCTCATCATGGTCTAACAAATCACAGAACCTAGAGAAAGTCTTATTGCATAAATGGCATATGTAAGGTGACCTCTTTGATGTCCTCAACGTTGGGGTCTCTGATAATCCCTTATCTTTTTTGGTCGGATGTGTTAGCTTTACATGCTCTTGTAAGTCAGATACAGTTAGAAATATTTTGTTGCATTTGTTACATtcggtttttttattcaaatcacGGTGTCTGGCTACTGAATGCTCTTTTAAGTGTACAAATTCGTCAAATTGTGcactacaataataacattGGAATTTTTCATCCATATCGTCAATGGTTTGCTTATTTTTAGATTCACCATAGttcatctgaaaaaaaaaatatatatatatttagcctgttataaaaacaattttttcattaaaataatacttcaaAAATAGGTTGGCGTCACGCGGTGGTTGCAATCAGTCAAAAAACATGATCAGAAAGTAAGCACCGGCCGATGCCAATAGTTCCCAGATGGATGACTACCCAGTTTCTTATGTGttaatattcacaatttttaataaaaacatatcattttgttatttgtattaccaTACACTTGATTCCACATTTCTAACagagtatgatattataaatttaattattgtgaatGATATAATTTAGGATGCACATTTTGGTAGGTTAGTTTAAGCAAAACTTTTCAGGTCAATAACTTTATGGATTATATTTTACCTTTAGAGATGGAGATTTGTTGTGGAATACCTCCAAATATTCATCACACTGGATAAAGTCATCATCAacaaatgttgactgaatgtccATTGTTTCATCTCTGtcaagtttaaaatttgaatctaCAATATCTTGGTGAACTTCGCTAACATGTATTGACAGCTCGTATTCGCTAGGAAAAAGATTGTCGCAAGATATGCAGCAATGGTAATCTACTTCGTCAATAAGGTCTATTATATCATTTGTGGTTGACACTGGCTAGAAATCAAATAGTAGGTCAAATGTAGTTCCAGATACATTTAAGGAAGACATTTACAGGCGTACCTCTCTCTCGACAAAATCAGAGTTGGAATCAATTTCCTTAAGCGCCTCTTCGCTCTGTTTTTTGAACATCACCCAATCTTGTACGCGGTCATAGCACTCGTTGCATATGTGTTTCGGGCCAATAGAATCCTTGGTGATCTGCAATAAAACAAAACGCACAATCAAGGTAACAAAAAGAAAAAGGGAGAATAAAAATGACAACAGATATCAAATGATCGATACCTCTAGCCACTGAGTACCTTGATTTGAAGACAGCTCATCACGTCTCTGGCCAAGTCTGGGTCGGAATCCATGAAGATCGGGAACGATGACTGTGTGACACGCAAACAGAATCTGCAGAACAACAAATCCTCGTTGTCGGTGTCCATATCGCGGTGAGCGAGCAAGAATTCGTCACCACTCAACGTGTGAAAAACAATTGAACTGCGCGATACCGTCATAACACGTCGACGATCATTGTCGTTAGTTAAAACTTCGAAATATCAGAATGACAGACTATCCCGTTAGATCGAAGGCAGCTGCAATAATTAACAGAGTAGAatcctactatataatataattataaaatatatatttattaggtagataataatgaattttatcGTCGTTGACCGTTGTTGAGCGGTCTTTATCAGACGTCTGACCATGGGGCATTGGCCATTGGGCCGTGATGTgttatcaatgaaaaatgtctAAAGGCGGAGCTAAGTCAAATCCACGGCCACTAAGATAGGATACTATCATTAATGGCCGGTCAATAAGTTATTGGTCACTAATTAAAAAGTTGGTTAGTTCCACTACTGTTTGGTCTTCGGTGGGTTCTGTATTCTTGTACGTATCTCATACTTTCATATTATTCACATTTCTGATTTCTATCAGAGTACTTCTGAGTAATgagtatacaataaattatagcatTATACAATAGTAGTTTACTTCTAAAATGGTGATAACGTATAGTTCCCCCTGAGTTGGCAGCACCGGACTTATCTCGCCGCTTATCGTATCTATTCTGTAccttatcgtttttttttcacccatcattattattattattatttttattatttttattttcatttctcATTCGTATTTCTTTTCCCGCTGCGTTCACGCGGAAAGTCTTCGGAGGTCCAAAGTTTTAGCTCCAAAGTCGTTAACCGGCCGCTCAATACTTAACACCTTTGGTCTCCGGACGACAGCCGTCTCTGTTCGATAAAAGACTTCGGAGATGACACCTTCACATACTCAATGATTTCATGTAAGTGGACACATTTATTTTGTACGGCTAACACGTAGACCTCGGCACTAGCCGCTAAACCATATTCCTTTTGGTTGACATACAATATTGTGCTACGCGTAACGATAGGTCACGTTGTCACTGGGCTCACTGCTGctagtgtgatttttttttttttaattatttcctgTTACTGTCAAGGGACATATATATAGATACGATAATGTTGCACCTATTTCCTATagttaaatcttttttttaattctcatCTACCTATCTTGGTATGTGTAATCTAATTACTATCAGTACGCACACCATGCTCACCAAAACTTGTAATGTCTACCTAAAGGTATTTTTTGTGCGTAAGAACTTTTTGGCACTCTTTCATTGTACCTAACCTTCTAAACAACACTGGCAAAGTATGTACTTATCTTGTTACTGTATGCCAACAACCACATTTTTTTCCTTACAAaggtgataaaatataaacaacataaaatttataaaacttttttttacttgaCTTTTAAGTTTGTGATATGCTTGACATGTCTATTATTAGACTATTCCTGAAATTAAATGCTTGACGACCCATCTACACCTGTTTTAGAACTACAATTATTCTTAgaacaactatttaaaaattaatttgttttgtgtgattctaaatattaatattaatttggatAAACCTACCCACCTAGTTGAACAGTTTTATTTGAGTATAAACAAATGATTTGATTATTCGTAGAATAGAAAAAGTTATTTGTAGAATACCTACTGATTAAATATGTTGACATGTGTTAAACAGTGTTGATAAGATTGTGTTAGGTAGACGTATagtaacacaaataaaagtacTGAGATTatacttcaacatttttatttgattaggtacctatgttttaaGTTCacaaattgttttcataaaatccattctttaagtttatttttagttacataCAAATCTAGTTATAGTTGTTAAATCCATCTGTTGAGTTGAGTCTAGATAACTTGAAGTTcaagagaaataaaaataaatttcacttGAAAATTTTTTGAGTTATGAAAGTTTTG
Above is a window of Metopolophium dirhodum isolate CAU chromosome 3, ASM1992520v1, whole genome shotgun sequence DNA encoding:
- the LOC132940238 gene encoding zinc finger protein 436-like, translating into MTVSRSSIVFHTLSGDEFLLAHRDMDTDNEDLLFCRFCLRVTQSSFPIFMDSDPDLARDVMSCLQIKITKDSIGPKHICNECYDRVQDWVMFKKQSEEALKEIDSNSDFVEREPVSTTNDIIDLIDEVDYHCCISCDNLFPSEYELSIHVSEVHQDIVDSNFKLDRDETMDIQSTFVDDDFIQCDEYLEVFHNKSPSLKMNYGESKNKQTIDDMDEKFQCYYCSAQFDEFVHLKEHSVARHRDLNKKTECNKCNKIFLTVSDLQEHVKLTHPTKKDKGLSETPTLRTSKRSPYICHLCNKTFSRFCDLLDHDEIQHDDLPKKYRCGVCSKMFLMEDRAKVHFNFYHTKTKGSVNFQCSYCGMELKSASAVANHERMHITQNSSKIKYNIIRD